Proteins from one Fragaria vesca subsp. vesca linkage group LG6, FraVesHawaii_1.0, whole genome shotgun sequence genomic window:
- the LOC101291745 gene encoding basic blue protein-like — MAMARYKTKAAALIGIAVLVVFPSMVFGSGVIWVVGGEDAKWESPGFDYQAWSDSMSFWAGDELVFKYDPSSYNVVVAASQDDYDRCNLVPNLGVYSSGQDALILTSPGNYYFMCQGLCESGMKFVARAKE; from the exons ATGGCCATGGCACGATACAAAACTAAAGCTGCTGCTCTAATCGGGATTGCGGTGTTGGTTGTTTTTCCGAGCATGGTGTTTGGATCAGGAGTCATATGGGTTGTTGGAGGTGAAGATGCTAAGTGGGAGTCTCCAGGTTTCGATTACCAAGCTTGGTCTGATAGCATGAGCTTCTGGGCGGGAGATGAATTGG TTTTCAAGTACGACCCATCTTCTTACAACGTCGTCGTAGCAGCTTCCCAGGACGATTATGATCGATGCAATTTGGTTCCAAACCTTGGTGTGTATTCGAGTGGCCAAGACGCATTGATCTTGACGAGTCCTGGCAACTACTATTTCATGTGTCAAGGATTATGTGAAAGCGGCATGAAGTTTGTTGCTAGAGCCAAAGAATGA